The Paenibacillus sp. G2S3 region GGACGCTGACAGCTGATTTGCAGTTGATGGGTAATCCAGCTTCGAAAGTGCTCCTTGAGCTTAAGGATAAAGCAGGAAATCTTGTAGTTCGCAGAGAGACTGAAGTTTCAGGAGATTCCGTTACGCTGGTGCTTGAGGCTTCAAAGGTTCATCTGTGGAGCGCAGAAGACCCAAATTTGTATACCCTTTACGTATCTGTCTTCAACGCATCTGGGGATCTTGTGGAAGTCGTGTCGCAAAAGGTTGGTTTTCGAAAATTCGAAATGATCGATAAGATTATGCACTTAAATGGTAAACGTATTGTATTCAAAGGTGTTAATCGCCACGAATTTAATTCCCGCTTCGGTCGCAGCATTACGAAAGAGGATATGTTATGGGATATAAAGACTTTGAAACAGGCGAATATCAACGCTGTACGGACGTCGCACTATCCGAATGAAACACTCTGGTATGAGTTGTGTGATGAATACGGTGTCTATGTTATTGACGAGATGAATTTAGAGTCGCATGGATCATGGCAAAAAATGGGTGTTGTAGAACCGTCTTGGAACATACCGGGCAGTAAGCCTGAATGGCAGGATATCGTAATGGACCGTGCGATTTCCATGGTAGAGAGAGACAAGAATCATCCTTCGATCCTGATTTGGTCCTGTGGCAATGAGTCTTTTGCGGGAGAAGTCATTCGGGATGTAGCGAATTATTTTCGAGAGAAGGATTCCACCCGTTTGGTTCATTATGAAGGAGTGTTCCACAACCGCGAATTTGATGATTCGAGCGATATGGAGAGTCGGATGTATGCGAAAGCAGCAGATATTGAAATGTATTTAAAAGAAGATCCATTAAAGCCATATATTAGCTGCGAATACATGCATGCGATGGGTAATTCCGTCGGAGGATTGCATAAATACACAGAACTCGAGCAGAAGTATCCAATGTATCAAGGTGGATTCATCTGGGACTTCATGGATCAGGTTATCGTAAAAAATGATCGATATGGCAAACCTTACATGGCTTATGGTGGAGACTTCGATGACCGTTCAACCGATTACAACTTCTCCGGAAACGGAATTGTGTATGCGGATCGGAGATGGTCTCCGAAAATGCAGGAAGTGAAATTTCTGTATCAGAACGTCAAACTGTCCCCGGATTGCCATGGCGTAACCATCAAAAATGAGAATTTATTTGTTGGCTTAGATGCGTATAAATTGAACTATTGTCTGAATTATGAGGGCAGGGAATTCCATCGTGGAATTGTATTCGCCCAAGTTAAACCCGGAGAAGAAAGATATGTAGAACTTGACTTACCAGACACAAATCAGTCTGGTGAGTATAGTTTAGATGTTTCGCTTGTGCTCAAGGAAGATTCGTTATGGGCGAACGCTGGTTATGAAATCGCTTTTGGACAGTATGTTTTTCAAGTAGAGAACAAGTCAGAAGATGAGGTTCCAACACATCCTAAGGTAACCACTAAAGTGAATGATTTTCGCGTTGTTGAAGGGGATGTAAATATTGGCGTGCATGGTCGTGACTTCTCCGTTATGTTCTCGAAGCAGGCTGGTACATTGATCTCCGTTAAATATTCAGGAAGAGAAATGATTTCTTTACCTCCGGCACCACTCTTCTGGAGAGCAATGACAGATAACGACAAGGGGGCAGGAATGCATTTCGACTCATCCTCTTGGTATGCTGCAAGTTTGAGCCGAAGAATTTTAAGCTTCGAGCTTATGGAAGAAGAAGACCGAGCGACTGTGACTTACGTGTATAAACTGAGTGTGTCAGAGGGAGTACGAGTAAGTGTAACTTATACGGTGTTCTCCGATGGAAGCATAAAGGTACAATCAAGCTACCATGGAGAGCCGGGTTTACCGAAGTTTCCCCTATTCGCTTTAACCTTCAAAGTGCCAGCCGATTATTACCAGCTGAAATGGTATGCGAATGGGCCAGAAGAAAATTATATTGACCGTTTGTTTGGTGCGAGATTGTGTCGCTTCCAGAATCATGCGTTGGACAATGTATCGTCCTATTTGGTACCGCAGGAATCGGGTAACCGCACAGGTGTGCGCGAAGTATCCATAACCAACGATCTTGGTCAAGGCATTATAATATCGGCACCAGTCGAAGCTCCTGTTGAAGCCAATATATCACCCTATACGGCAATGGAGCTGGAGAATGCGACGCATCATTATGAGCTGCCGAACATTCATCATACCGTTGTTACGATTGCCGGACGTCAAATGGGCGTTGGTGGTGATGACAGCTGGGGAGCGCCAGTTCTTGATGAATATCAGATTGATCCTTCAGTAGATATGGATTTTGAATTTACAATTCGCAGAGCTTAATTTAAGACGGACAACGGTTGCCTCGATTGTAAGGTTGAGGCAACCGAATCCTATTTGTGAATGATGGAATTGTTGTTAAATAAATATTTGTAATCGTTTACATTTTATGGAGGAGGTGCTTAAAATCTAGAAATTATACGTTTGTAATGTTGATCGGAAGAGAGTAAAGAAGTGGTTTCAATGATTATTTTTATGAGAAGGGGGTAATCTGGATGATTACTACAGTTAAACGAAGGTTATTTATTTCTTTTCTTTCTATTTCTTTGATTGTACCTATGTTTTTGGGTCTACCAGGTCAGAAAGTAAGTGCAGCGAATACTACGATTAAATTAGATCCGAACCATATGCAGCAATCTTGGGAAGGATGGGGAACCTCTCTTGCCTGGTTCGGTAATATAACTGGCGGTTGGAACGATAAAGTCAAAAGTGCAATGGCTGATGCTCTATATTCTCCAGATGGATTGAACTTTAATATTGCTAGATATAATATAGGCGGCGGAGAGAATCCTGCTTACAATACGATGCGCCAAGGAGGGGAAGTACCTGGATTCTCGCCATCACCTGGAGTATTCGATTGGACGCAAGATGCTAATCAGCGCTGGTGGCTGGAGGCAGCTAAAGCTAGAGGCGCCAATATTCTAGAAGCGTTCTCAAATTCTGCGCCGTATTATATGACGGTCAGTGGAAGTACGACTGGTCACTGGGAGTCGTGGAAAGACAATTTAAAACCGGATGAGTACGAAAATTTCGCTAACTATTTGACAGAAGTGGTTAAGCATTTTAAAGAAGAATGGAACATCGATTTCAATTATCTTTCACCAGTAAATGAACCTAGTACGGATTACTGGGGATTTAGTGGGGGACAGGAAGGTTCTCACTGGGATGTTGGTTCACAGATGAAGATCATTAATACAACACGGGCCAAATTGGATGCAGCGGGACTAAATTCGGTAGAAATTGCTGCTATGGATGAATCTATTCTGGACACCTTTGTTAGTAACTGGAATTCTTATGATGAGACAACTAAAGCTAACATAGGTAAAATGAATACCCACTCTTACGGTGGGTCAAAGCGGGCTGAGATCAGAGATGCGGCCAAAGAAGCTGGGAAGACGTTATGGATGTCTGAAGTAGACTTAGGTCCTTCTGGGATTGCGCATGATCACGATGATTTCGAGCCAGCACTAGCATTGGCAGAAAGAATTATGACAGACATTACTTGGTTAGAGCCTAAAGCTTGGGTTACTTGGCAAGCGTTTGAAAGCGAGAAGAACATGCAGAAGGATAAGGAGAACATGAACTGGGGTCTCCTTCACGCGGATTTCGACACGCAAGAATGGTGGTATACGAAGAAGTATTACGCCATGCAGCAATTTAGCAAATTTATTCCTCAGGGCGCAAGCTTCATTGGGGATAACGATGATAACACTTTAGCTGCTTATGATCCTACAACTAATAAAATTCATATTGTATATAGAAATCCTAATGTAACCAGTCAAAATATATCTTTAGATTTGTCCCAGTTTGATACAGTTACTGGGGATGCAACACCTTATGTTTCTTCCGCGACTGAGAATGTCGTACAGAAGGGCAAAATTCCTGTTCTGGATAAAACGTTGCAAGCGACGGTTGGAGCGAAGTCCATTACAACCTTCGTAATTGATGGAGCTTCCTTTACAAGCAACTCACTTATTCCTCAGAGTGATATGACGGTAACAGCAAGTAGCGCTCAATCTGGTGAAGAAGCAGAAAGAACACTGGACGGTAATAACTGGACGAATTGGCACACTTCATGGGAACCTTATGATGCGGGGCCGCATTCGATTACCTATGACCTTGGAGCCCACTATGATGATGTCAACAAGCTCAGCTATTTGCCACGGCAAGATAAAGATTGGAACGGAATCATAACGAAGTTTACCATCGAAGTCAGCTCGGATGGCAAGGTGTTCACACCGGTTGCACAAGGAACCTGGAAGAACGACAGATCTGAAAAAACCGCAACATTCTCTTCGCATGCTGCGAGATATGTACGGTTAAAGATCGACGAAGCGAATGATTCAGGAACACAGTATGCATCGGCCGCCGAGATAAATATCATGAGAAAGTCTAATTTCACGGTAGATTCGACTTATCTCAGTAATGCAATTTCTAGAGCAGAGGACTATATTACTGCTAACAACGGGAATTCGAACGTATCGTATTTGCAAGATTTGGTAAATGAAGCCAAAGTAATACAAGCAAACACTTTAGCAACACAGGAAGATATCACACAAATTATCAATAAGCTGAACGTTGAATATAGCGTTCTAGACCAAGGACTTATCCCACAAAGCCAAATGACCGCAACGTCTGACAATTCCGCTTCTGAAGATGGACCGGGAAAAACAATTGATGGAGATAGCGGAACCAAATGGCATACAGCGTATAACAACGAATATTCAACACTTCCGCATCACATTACTTTAAATCTCGGCAAAGCATATAACGGGATCTATATGTTGAAATATTTGCCGCGACAAGATGTGGACTGGAATGGTGTGATCACCAAGTTCGAGGTTTCCGTTAGTACCAACGGTACTGACTTTACCAAAGTTGCAGAAGGAACATGGGCTGCAGACAAAACGGAAAAAACAGCAACCTTTAATGCAAAGGGCGCTGAATATGTAAGATTTACTGCACTTGAATCGAGAAGTGATGCAGGCAAACAATATGCTTCAGCTGCAGAGATAAATATTCTAAACAAGTCTGGTTATAAAGTGGATTTCACCAACCTAGACAGCGCAATTCAAGCTGCAGAGAAATTCAAAACAGATTCTGCGAAAGATTCGTCTTACTTCAAGAATTTGGACGCGTTCCTTAGTCAAGCAGGTACTTTGGTGAAGAGCGCATCAGCGACGCAAGAAGAAATCGTAAAAATGGCAGGCCGTATTTTAGCTGAAATAACCAATATTCAAAACAGTGATCCGAATATTAAAGGAATCAGCCTCTTCTATGCACCTGAGGCCTATAGCTCTAATCCATCCAGTCTCATGCTGGACAACAACACTTCTACCTTCTACGAAACTAACTGGGATAAGAACGGACGGAAATACAAATCTGGTGATTATATCGTTATAGATCTGGGAGAGAGCGTTCCTGACATTGGAAAGGTGCTTGTTACACCAAGACAAGACAAGGCGAATGGCCGCATCAAACAATTCAAAATCTATTACAGCGATGTGAACCTGGAAAAATCACCTTCTGACGGTACGCAAGCTTATTTGGACGAGAATTTCAAATTAGCAGCAAATGGCTCTTTTAGTGACAATAGCACGAGTGTACAATCCGCGACGTTCAAATCCGTTAAAGCTCGGTATGTCGCAATTCAGGCTATTACCACTGGCGGTGACGGTAACACACTCAGCACAGCAGAAATTGCAGTTAGTCAGAAACAAACAGCGACTTTTGATACAAGTAAACTACAAACAGCAATCGATCAATTGCGTACTTTGTCATACATTAGTCCGAAAGTGGATGCTGCGATAGAAAAGCAAATCACAACGATCGGTAATCTTGTTGATTTAACCGAAGAAAGTATTTCGTATTACACGAATCATTTAAATGATTTATACAACCTCTATTTAACTGTAAATAACAAGAGCTCCATTAAGAGCGGTGAAGTATGGTTAGATACGGAAGGCGTGCCGATTCAAGCACATGGCGGAGGTATTCTGTATAACGAGAAGAACAAAACGTATTACTGGTACGGTGAAGACAAGACGGAAGGTTATCTTCCTACTGGAGTTCACGCATATTCGTCCAAAGATTTGTACAATTGGCAAAATGAAGGCATCGTATTGCCCGTCTTCAATAACCCTCAACTTGGCGAAGATGTAGTGCCGGCTGGAAACGACCTGCCATTATATCTGGATGAAAATTCTGAAACGTACAAGAATAGCGGGGTTCCATACGATCCTGATAGAAAAGTAATAATTACAAGTAAAGATGAAGACTACACGGGTAACATGAAATCACCGAACAATACACTCAGTAAACACAATTCACCGGATCGTATCGAAGAGCTTAATAAGCTGTATGCGAATTATACGAATGAAGAGAAGCAAAAGATGTATAAGGATTTCAACTGGGATAAAGTTGTCGAGCGTCCTAAAGTTGTCTACAACAAGAAGAACGACACTTATGTAATGTGGTGGCATCAGGATGGACCGATAGCAGGCGAATATTGGACTGCAGAAGGCGGTGTAGCAGTCAGCGATTCGCCGACTGGACCATTCAAATATCTCGGCACATCCCGATTGCCAAATGTAGGTGATAAAGATGGCAATGATGGAATGCTCCGTGATATGACCTTGTATGTCGATGACGATGGCAATGAAGCGACGGATGACAAAGCCTACTTGGTTTATTCTTCCGAAGAAAATGTAACGACCGTGATCATGATGTTGAATGATGATTACACAGGTCCAGCTCAGAATGTTAAGGGTCAAACCTTAGACGGCATTCACTATAAGAGAGTATTTAGCTACAAGAGAGAAGCACCAGCGATTTTCAAGCAAGACGGAGCCTATTATATGATTTCGTCCGGCTTGTCCGGTTGGAATCCTAACCGCGCCGAATACCACGTCTCCACTCAAGGAATGTTTGGACCATGGGAATTTAAAGGCGATCCTATGGTTAACGACTATGAAGGAACCACCTTTAGAAGCCAAAGCACATTTGTTCTACCTTATCGGGATGGTAATGGCACTCTCGTACCGAATAAATTTATCTTTATGGCCGATCGTTGGTACCCGAATAATTTGAGTGATTCCAGATATGTTTGGCTTCCGATTGAACTCGATAACGAGAACCGTCGAATAGCGGTAAGTTGGCATGACGAGTGGGATACTTCTCTATTCAAGACTGGTACGACTATTAACTTCAATAGCAATGGAGGAAGTTCGATTTCTTCCTTGTATGGGGTTGAAGTCGGTACAAAAATTACTGCGCCTACAGAACCGACTCGGGCAGGATTTACATTTGTGAATTGGTATAAAGACGAAGCATTGACTACGCTATGGGATTTCTCTCTTGATACGGTTCCAGCAAATGATATTACACTCTATGCGAAGTGGGAGCCTATAGCTGCACCGGTAATTACAAATATCATGCCAGTGAACGTAGCTACGTTGATCGGGACCCCACCTGTATTGCCTTCGGTTGTAACAGCTGTATACAGTGATGGAACAACCCAAATCAAATCAGTAGTATGGGACGCGATAGATCCTTCACTATATGCTGAAGCAGGCAGCTTTAGCGTAAATGGAGCGGTTGATGGTGCTTCTATTCCAGCTGTTGCGAATGTAATCGTAAGTGAGGATGTTTATAGAGCACAACTTGCAGCGCGTATCGCAGATGCTCAAGCCATTTATGATTTAGCAGTGGAAGGAATGGACGTCGGTCAGTATCCGATAGGAGCGAAACAGAAATTATTGGATTCGATCACGGAAGCACAGCAAGTGCTTGACAATGATTCAGCTACCCAGACGGAGTTAGAACAAGCAACAATGGATATAAATTCAGCACTTCAAGTATTCGAGGCCTCCAAGAATCAACATGTAAAAGTACAATCCATCTCGATAACGAGCGCATCGTCGTCCATTGAAGTGAAGAAAGGAGCTTTGCAGTTACAAGCGGAAGTCCAACCGGCTAATGCTACGAACAAAACCGTTACGTGGGCGGTCTATGAAGCGGATGGAATAACTGTAGCGGATAAAGCGATCATTAATACAAATGGTTTGTTGACGGCTGCGAAGAACGGCATTGTGAAAGTCGTTGCTACATCCGTTGATAACACCACAGTTTACGGGATAAAAGAGATTACGATAAGCGGTCAAAACGACAGCCCAGAGCCTACTTCAAGCCCAGGAACAAATCCTGAAACAAATCCAGGCAACCCAACGACACCAACGAGTCCTACACCTACGACCCCTCCTACAAAAGAAGATCCGCATCGCTATGTTCCAACAGGAAAAGAACTAAAAAATGAAACAGTACAGAATGGATTAACGAGCCTTTCGATAAACATTGATCGGGAAGGTTTAGAGAAGAAGCTAGAAGCACTTTACAAAACAAAGGAAAGTCCTACTCTTGACATCGAGATTTCAGGAGCGAATGCATGGAATGCAGTACATCTGCCGCTTGATGTTTTGTACAACAGCATGAAAGCGAATAAGGAAACGATCATAACTCTAAGAAGCCATTTAGGAAGTTATGAACTTCCGCTTTCTATTCTGAATCGTGAAGAGTTTGAAAAGGCCGCTAAAGTTGAGGGTGCAACCTTAATCATTCGAATCGATAATGTGACATCAGAGCAAGATAAGAAGTTTGAACAATCCAAGTTAGAACAAGGGTTGAAGCGGGCAAGTGACATCGTCACATTCAAAGTCATTCTTAAATCGAAGGATAAAGAAGAGGAAATTCAAAACTTTGGGAATTCCTTTGTGACACGCGTGATGTATTTGGATGCTGCCATTCAAGATCCTTCGACTGCGACCGCTGTTATATTCGATCCAGCTACAGGTCAAATGCGCTTCGTGCCATCGGTGTTCACAGTGAAGAACGGCAAGACTGAAGTCACAATATTCGGTCAAGCAAATGGCCTATACGCAATCGTACAGAACAAGAAAACATTCGATGACATGATTGGACATTGGGCGCAAAAGGATGTTGAGACCTTAGCCTCTAAACTGATCATTAACGGAATGACGGATCAGACATTTGCTCCAGCGAGCCAAGTCACACGTGCTCAATTCGCGGCATTACTGGTCAGAGCGCTGGGGTTATCGACAGAGTCATTATCGAATGTATTTGCAGATGTTAGTGCCACTGCGTGGTATGCGCAGGACGTGAACACAGCTGCGCAACTTGGTTTGGTTCAAGGTACAGGCGAAGGGAAATTCAGCCCGGATACAATGATTACAAGAGAGCAAATGATCGTCATGATCATGAAAGCTGTTCATCTCGTTCAAGGTGATCTTGGTACGGAAGCTCAAATAAGCACTCCTTTTGCCGATCAAGACCGTATCTCTGATTATGCAAGTCATGCGGTAACAGAAGCAGCAAGCAAAGGATTAATCAAAGGAAAAACAGAAACAACTTTTGCTCCTCAAGATGCAGCTACACGTGCTGAAGCAGCGGTGATGATCAAACAAGTGTTACAATACTTGAAGTTTATGAACTAGATAAAAAGTCAAAAAAATTGTGCTCGGCTCACTGAAATGTGAACCGAGCACAATGATTATCAACTAGTTATATAAGGAGGAGTGAATGATCTTGTTCAAAATCAAATCTTTAGCTAAACGTTTGACAGTGAGTGCTTTATCATTGAGCTTAATTATTCAGCATCCTATATCTGTCCCCATAGCTAAAGCAGAACCTGTAAGCGCAATCACTGGGATGTCCGATGCTCCGGAACATAAATTATCTCTATGGTACCGACAACCGGCGATAAGTTGGGAAACAGATGCGCTTCCAATTGGCAATGGTCTTATGGGTGGAATGGTCTTTGGTGGCGTCGAGCAAGAACGCATTCAATTAAATGAAAAAACGTTGTGGTCAGGCGGCCCAGGTTCTTCTTTTGTATACACTTGGCCTTCCACGGATGAACCAACGACTTCTAACCCGTATACATTCGGTAATCGTGAGGATGGTGCAGATCATTTAGAGAATGTCCGAGCTAAACTCCGCGAGGGGGATATCCAAGGTGCTCATAAAGAAGCAAATGACAATCTTACAGGCTTGAATGAAGGATTAGGAAGTTATCAAACGTTTGGAGACTTGTACCTAGACTTTGAGAAGTCATCGGGCAAAACAGAGAATTATCGCCGGGAGCTTGATCTTGAAGACGCGATATCTCGAGTTAAATACACGCTGGAGGGAGTAGAGTATACACGAGAATATTTTATTAGCTACCCAGATAAAGTAATGGTTACGCGTCTGACAGCCAATCAGCCGGGCAAGCTCTCCCTGGATGTACGTCCGACGAGTGCTCAGGGAGGAGTCGTTACGGCGAGCGGTAACAACATTAATATTAGGGGTAATGTAGTTGACAACAATATGCTATATGAAGGGAATTTCCGTGTTCTCCATCAAGGTGGGAGTATAACGACAGGTAATGGAAAGATCCATGCAGCGAATGTAGATTCGCTAACCATTCTTACGTCATTAGGCACCAACTATGCTAATAGCTATCCTAATTATAGAGGTACTGATCCGCATAATGAGGAAGTGGCGATATTGGATGCCGCTGAGAGTAAATCTTACGAAACACTACTTGAGAACCATAAGAAAGATTATAAGTCTTTGTTTGATCGCGTGAAATTAGATTTGGCCGAGTCCAAGCCTACGATTCCGACAAACGAGCTCTTAGCCACCTATGCAGGCGCGAAAAGTAAAGCGCTTGAGGTTTTATTTTATCAATATGGCCGATATTTATTGATTTCATCTTCTCGTGCCGGATCACTACCGGCCAACCTACAAGGCGTGTGGAATAATTCTAATAGAGCACCTTGGAGCAGCGATCATCACTTTAATATCAATATTCAAATGAACTATTGGCCAGCGATGGTAACGAATCTCCAAGAGACGATGACACCCCTGATCGATTACATAGATTCACTGCGTACTCCAGGGCGTATTTCTTCCGAAAAATACTATGGCATTACTAATGCATGGTCAATTGGAGTGGCGAACAATCCATTCGGATATACTGCGCCGGGATGGGATTTTGATTGGGGCTGGTCACCAGCATCCAATGCTTTTATCTCGAATAACATTTGGGAGAGTTATAAATTTTCCGGAGATATCGATCTACTAAAGTCACGTGTTTATCCAATTCTAAAGGAAACAGCACAATTTTGGACTAAGTTTTTAGTAGAAGACTCAGATGGAACTTTGGTATCAACACCTTGTTATTCTCCAGAACAAGGTACGATCAGTGCAGGATGTGCGTATGACCAGCAGCTTGTACAAGATTTATTTACTAATTATTTGGAGGCAAGTACAACATTAGGTGTCGATTCCGAATTTCGTGAGGAAGTCCAGAGTAAATTAAATCGGGTGTCTCCAATCAAAATCGGAAAGTACGGTCAAATTCAAGAATGGAAAGAGGACATCGACGATCCGAATAACAAACATCGCCATTTGTCCCAACTAGTTGCCTTGTATCCAGGCAAGCAAATTAACAAAAATACACCTGAACTTATGGAAGCTGCCAAAGTATCATTGCAGCATCGCGGAGACGAGGGTACAGGGTGGAGTAAAGCTAACAAAATTAACATGTGGGCTCGTGCGCAAGACGGTACACATGCACATACGATTCTAGAAGGCCAGCTTACTGGAAGTACACTAAATAACTTGTTCGATACACATCCGCCATTCCAAATCGATGGCAACTTCGGTGCTACGTCCGGTATGTCTGAAATGCTGCTACAAAGTCATTTGGATAATATCGACATTTTGCCAGCGCTCCCTGCTTCATGGCCCAAAGGAAGTTATTCTGGCTTGGTTGCCCGCGGGGGATTTGAGGTCAGTGTGAATTGGAACAATGCTAGAGCTACAAACATCAGTGTGAAATCTAATAAAGGCAATCGTGCAGTTGTTACTTATCCAAGCATAGCTGGAGCAATTGTCATGGATCAAGCTGGACAAAGTGTAAAGTATTCGGTAGACAATAACAATCAGATTTCCTTCGACACACAAGTTGGAGGCGTTTACACGATTGGTTCGATTCCTCTACAAGATGGACAACTTTACAAAATGACAATGAAAAACAGCGGTCATTTGTTGGACATTGAAGGGGCATCGGAGGAAGAGCAAGCAGCCGTTGTTCAAATGCCCGAAGTTTCGTTAGTAAGCAGTCAACAGTGGTATATAGAAGGAGCAAGTGATGGCTTCTATAAAATCACCAATAACACAAGCAAAAAAGTGATTGCTGTTCTAGATTCATCAAAGGACGATGGTGCGAAACTCGTACA contains the following coding sequences:
- a CDS encoding glycoside hydrolase family 2 TIM barrel-domain containing protein, with amino-acid sequence MKQQVERGVAPSLEWLSDPSIYAVGRIHAHSDHRYYETKLEADELGEMPWRHSLNGSWKFSYAHNAMERQAHFYKENVSCRGWDNIEVPGHIQLQGFGQPQYVNTMYPWDGHEHLRPPKISEDHNPVGSYVKYFVVPEGWEQRPLYISFQGVESAFYLWLNGEFVGYSEDSFTPSEFDLTPYMTEGENKLAVEVYQRSTGSWLEDQDFWRFSGIFRDVYLYTVPDVHVRDLHIQTNLDEQFELGTLTADLQLMGNPASKVLLELKDKAGNLVVRRETEVSGDSVTLVLEASKVHLWSAEDPNLYTLYVSVFNASGDLVEVVSQKVGFRKFEMIDKIMHLNGKRIVFKGVNRHEFNSRFGRSITKEDMLWDIKTLKQANINAVRTSHYPNETLWYELCDEYGVYVIDEMNLESHGSWQKMGVVEPSWNIPGSKPEWQDIVMDRAISMVERDKNHPSILIWSCGNESFAGEVIRDVANYFREKDSTRLVHYEGVFHNREFDDSSDMESRMYAKAADIEMYLKEDPLKPYISCEYMHAMGNSVGGLHKYTELEQKYPMYQGGFIWDFMDQVIVKNDRYGKPYMAYGGDFDDRSTDYNFSGNGIVYADRRWSPKMQEVKFLYQNVKLSPDCHGVTIKNENLFVGLDAYKLNYCLNYEGREFHRGIVFAQVKPGEERYVELDLPDTNQSGEYSLDVSLVLKEDSLWANAGYEIAFGQYVFQVENKSEDEVPTHPKVTTKVNDFRVVEGDVNIGVHGRDFSVMFSKQAGTLISVKYSGREMISLPPAPLFWRAMTDNDKGAGMHFDSSSWYAASLSRRILSFELMEEEDRATVTYVYKLSVSEGVRVSVTYTVFSDGSIKVQSSYHGEPGLPKFPLFALTFKVPADYYQLKWYANGPEENYIDRLFGARLCRFQNHALDNVSSYLVPQESGNRTGVREVSITNDLGQGIIISAPVEAPVEANISPYTAMELENATHHYELPNIHHTVVTIAGRQMGVGGDDSWGAPVLDEYQIDPSVDMDFEFTIRRA
- a CDS encoding discoidin domain-containing protein — encoded protein: MITTVKRRLFISFLSISLIVPMFLGLPGQKVSAANTTIKLDPNHMQQSWEGWGTSLAWFGNITGGWNDKVKSAMADALYSPDGLNFNIARYNIGGGENPAYNTMRQGGEVPGFSPSPGVFDWTQDANQRWWLEAAKARGANILEAFSNSAPYYMTVSGSTTGHWESWKDNLKPDEYENFANYLTEVVKHFKEEWNIDFNYLSPVNEPSTDYWGFSGGQEGSHWDVGSQMKIINTTRAKLDAAGLNSVEIAAMDESILDTFVSNWNSYDETTKANIGKMNTHSYGGSKRAEIRDAAKEAGKTLWMSEVDLGPSGIAHDHDDFEPALALAERIMTDITWLEPKAWVTWQAFESEKNMQKDKENMNWGLLHADFDTQEWWYTKKYYAMQQFSKFIPQGASFIGDNDDNTLAAYDPTTNKIHIVYRNPNVTSQNISLDLSQFDTVTGDATPYVSSATENVVQKGKIPVLDKTLQATVGAKSITTFVIDGASFTSNSLIPQSDMTVTASSAQSGEEAERTLDGNNWTNWHTSWEPYDAGPHSITYDLGAHYDDVNKLSYLPRQDKDWNGIITKFTIEVSSDGKVFTPVAQGTWKNDRSEKTATFSSHAARYVRLKIDEANDSGTQYASAAEINIMRKSNFTVDSTYLSNAISRAEDYITANNGNSNVSYLQDLVNEAKVIQANTLATQEDITQIINKLNVEYSVLDQGLIPQSQMTATSDNSASEDGPGKTIDGDSGTKWHTAYNNEYSTLPHHITLNLGKAYNGIYMLKYLPRQDVDWNGVITKFEVSVSTNGTDFTKVAEGTWAADKTEKTATFNAKGAEYVRFTALESRSDAGKQYASAAEINILNKSGYKVDFTNLDSAIQAAEKFKTDSAKDSSYFKNLDAFLSQAGTLVKSASATQEEIVKMAGRILAEITNIQNSDPNIKGISLFYAPEAYSSNPSSLMLDNNTSTFYETNWDKNGRKYKSGDYIVIDLGESVPDIGKVLVTPRQDKANGRIKQFKIYYSDVNLEKSPSDGTQAYLDENFKLAANGSFSDNSTSVQSATFKSVKARYVAIQAITTGGDGNTLSTAEIAVSQKQTATFDTSKLQTAIDQLRTLSYISPKVDAAIEKQITTIGNLVDLTEESISYYTNHLNDLYNLYLTVNNKSSIKSGEVWLDTEGVPIQAHGGGILYNEKNKTYYWYGEDKTEGYLPTGVHAYSSKDLYNWQNEGIVLPVFNNPQLGEDVVPAGNDLPLYLDENSETYKNSGVPYDPDRKVIITSKDEDYTGNMKSPNNTLSKHNSPDRIEELNKLYANYTNEEKQKMYKDFNWDKVVERPKVVYNKKNDTYVMWWHQDGPIAGEYWTAEGGVAVSDSPTGPFKYLGTSRLPNVGDKDGNDGMLRDMTLYVDDDGNEATDDKAYLVYSSEENVTTVIMMLNDDYTGPAQNVKGQTLDGIHYKRVFSYKREAPAIFKQDGAYYMISSGLSGWNPNRAEYHVSTQGMFGPWEFKGDPMVNDYEGTTFRSQSTFVLPYRDGNGTLVPNKFIFMADRWYPNNLSDSRYVWLPIELDNENRRIAVSWHDEWDTSLFKTGTTINFNSNGGSSISSLYGVEVGTKITAPTEPTRAGFTFVNWYKDEALTTLWDFSLDTVPANDITLYAKWEPIAAPVITNIMPVNVATLIGTPPVLPSVVTAVYSDGTTQIKSVVWDAIDPSLYAEAGSFSVNGAVDGASIPAVANVIVSEDVYRAQLAARIADAQAIYDLAVEGMDVGQYPIGAKQKLLDSITEAQQVLDNDSATQTELEQATMDINSALQVFEASKNQHVKVQSISITSASSSIEVKKGALQLQAEVQPANATNKTVTWAVYEADGITVADKAIINTNGLLTAAKNGIVKVVATSVDNTTVYGIKEITISGQNDSPEPTSSPGTNPETNPGNPTTPTSPTPTTPPTKEDPHRYVPTGKELKNETVQNGLTSLSINIDREGLEKKLEALYKTKESPTLDIEISGANAWNAVHLPLDVLYNSMKANKETIITLRSHLGSYELPLSILNREEFEKAAKVEGATLIIRIDNVTSEQDKKFEQSKLEQGLKRASDIVTFKVILKSKDKEEEIQNFGNSFVTRVMYLDAAIQDPSTATAVIFDPATGQMRFVPSVFTVKNGKTEVTIFGQANGLYAIVQNKKTFDDMIGHWAQKDVETLASKLIINGMTDQTFAPASQVTRAQFAALLVRALGLSTESLSNVFADVSATAWYAQDVNTAAQLGLVQGTGEGKFSPDTMITREQMIVMIMKAVHLVQGDLGTEAQISTPFADQDRISDYASHAVTEAASKGLIKGKTETTFAPQDAATRAEAAVMIKQVLQYLKFMN